Proteins encoded together in one Gemmatimonadota bacterium DH-78 window:
- the rho gene encoding transcription termination factor Rho, with translation MDIAELKSKTVGELHEMAESLEIPNYSGLRKQHLIYKIQHTLLKSGVDLTAHGVLEVLKEGYGFLRSPEWSYLPSPDDVYIGPHHMKKWGLRTGDTVVGKVRPPRRRERYEAVVELISVNGDSPDAAAARTLFDDLKPRYPDTRIQLETDESGLSMRVVDLFSPIGKGQRGLIVSPPKAGKTTLLHEIANSISKNHPETTLIVLLVDERPEEVTEFRASVDAEVIASTFDEPARRHVMVAEMVLEKAKRLVESGRDVVVLLDSITRLARAYNVIAPKSGKILSGGVEANALHKPKRFFGSARAIVDGGSLTIIATALVDTGSRMDEVIFEEFKGTGNMELVLDRQIADRRIFPAIDLARSGTRKEELLLSETELNRMFLLRNFCADMPPQEAVEFLLDRMRRYEDNKAFLDAMAHGG, from the coding sequence GTGGACATCGCGGAACTCAAGTCGAAAACCGTAGGCGAACTCCACGAGATGGCGGAGTCGCTGGAGATCCCGAACTACTCGGGACTCCGCAAGCAGCACCTGATCTACAAGATCCAGCACACCCTGCTGAAGAGCGGCGTCGACCTCACGGCGCACGGGGTGCTCGAGGTGCTCAAGGAGGGCTACGGCTTCCTGCGCTCGCCGGAGTGGAGCTACCTGCCCAGCCCCGACGACGTGTACATCGGGCCCCATCACATGAAGAAGTGGGGACTCCGGACCGGCGATACGGTCGTGGGCAAGGTGCGCCCGCCGCGCCGGCGGGAGCGCTACGAGGCGGTGGTGGAGCTGATCTCGGTCAACGGCGACTCGCCCGACGCCGCCGCCGCCCGAACCCTCTTCGACGACCTGAAGCCGCGCTACCCCGACACCCGGATCCAGCTCGAAACCGACGAGTCCGGCCTGTCGATGCGGGTGGTCGATCTCTTCTCGCCGATCGGAAAGGGGCAGCGGGGGCTGATCGTGTCTCCGCCCAAGGCCGGCAAGACCACGCTGCTCCACGAGATCGCCAACTCGATCTCGAAGAACCACCCCGAGACCACCCTGATCGTGCTCCTGGTGGACGAGCGGCCCGAAGAGGTGACCGAGTTTCGGGCGAGCGTCGATGCCGAGGTGATCGCCTCCACCTTCGACGAGCCGGCGCGCCGCCACGTGATGGTGGCCGAGATGGTGCTCGAGAAGGCGAAGCGACTGGTGGAATCGGGGCGCGACGTGGTGGTGCTGCTCGATTCGATCACCCGCCTGGCCCGCGCCTACAACGTGATCGCGCCGAAGTCGGGCAAGATCCTCTCGGGCGGCGTGGAGGCCAACGCGCTCCACAAGCCCAAGCGCTTCTTCGGGTCGGCACGGGCCATCGTCGACGGCGGTTCGCTCACGATCATCGCCACCGCGCTGGTCGACACCGGCAGCCGCATGGACGAGGTGATCTTCGAGGAGTTCAAGGGCACCGGCAACATGGAACTGGTGCTCGATCGGCAGATCGCCGACCGGCGCATCTTCCCCGCCATCGACCTCGCCCGCTCGGGCACCCGCAAGGAAGAGCTGCTGCTGTCGGAGACGGAGCTCAACCGCATGTTCCTGCTCCGCAACTTCTGCGCCGACATGCCCCCGCAGGAGGCGGTGGAGTTTCTGCTCGACCGCATGCGCCGCTACGAAGACAACAAGGCCTTTCTCGACGCGATGGCGCACGGCGGCTGA
- a CDS encoding ABC transporter permease: MVVPTLQTVGRTALQGVAAVGQGGQLAAGAVRALRKVDIWGPLFLPQLAAVGVASVPIALFIAAFTGVVLAIQASYTFTGTVPLYFVGALVGKTIILELGPVLTGLALAGRVGANIAAELGTMRVTEQIDALESLAYDPVAYLVVPRVTAGLVMFPVVVGMSMAMGIASGWLTSLFLLDLSTPQFVRGLRLFFDPYDVQFALIKAASFGLTVTGVGAFFGYTCGGGAQGVGIATTRAVVGASMMILVLDAFWAAALL, translated from the coding sequence GTGGTCGTCCCGACACTACAGACCGTAGGCCGCACCGCGCTGCAGGGCGTGGCCGCCGTGGGGCAGGGCGGCCAGCTCGCCGCCGGTGCCGTGCGGGCGCTGCGCAAGGTGGACATCTGGGGTCCGCTCTTTCTGCCGCAGCTCGCCGCCGTGGGCGTCGCCTCGGTGCCGATCGCCCTCTTCATCGCGGCCTTCACCGGCGTCGTGCTCGCCATCCAGGCCTCGTACACCTTCACCGGCACCGTGCCCCTCTACTTCGTGGGTGCGCTGGTGGGAAAGACGATCATCCTGGAGCTGGGTCCGGTGTTGACCGGCCTCGCACTGGCGGGGCGCGTGGGCGCCAACATCGCCGCCGAGCTGGGCACGATGCGGGTGACCGAGCAGATCGACGCCCTCGAGTCGCTGGCCTACGATCCCGTCGCCTACCTCGTGGTGCCGCGGGTGACCGCCGGGCTCGTGATGTTTCCGGTGGTGGTGGGCATGTCGATGGCCATGGGCATCGCCTCCGGCTGGCTGACCTCCCTCTTCCTGCTCGACCTGAGCACCCCGCAGTTCGTGCGCGGGCTGCGCCTCTTCTTCGATCCGTACGACGTGCAGTTCGCACTGATCAAGGCGGCCAGCTTCGGGCTCACGGTCACGGGCGTGGGGGCCTTCTTCGGATACACCTGCGGCGGCGGCGCCCAGGGGGTGGGCATCGCCACCACCCGCGCGGTGGTGGGCGCCAGCATGATGATTCTCGTGCTCGACGCCTTCTGGGCGGCGGCGTTGCTGTGA
- a CDS encoding MlaD family protein, producing the protein MNRGREVMVGAVILVGVLVTVVGTLWLKGSNFGRPSTRVDVLVAEIGQLSEGNQVRFRGVPVGRVTGFEVEPGGEAVRILLNLNQAPDLPPDVAALVAPQSLFGEWQVELISRSALAFDYFDVPSGAERQGVPVLGGFTMPDITRLTAAAYDISQNLSVLTDRVDRAFNEESADNIRLAIENIQEASENVANLIDQQAQTFANVSGQVEQAASEIGAAAAVGRRVLERADGLMASGRIDTIFDNVGSITANLDTLSANMATATTGLDMTMARAESAFARVDRLSARVEAGEGVLGQLMTDTVLVTRASDVLTQLDLLLADLRENPKRYVRLSIF; encoded by the coding sequence GTGAATCGAGGTCGAGAAGTGATGGTCGGCGCGGTCATCCTCGTCGGCGTGCTGGTGACGGTGGTCGGCACCCTGTGGCTCAAGGGCTCCAACTTCGGGCGCCCCTCCACCCGCGTCGACGTGCTCGTGGCCGAGATCGGCCAGCTGTCGGAGGGCAACCAGGTGCGCTTCCGCGGGGTGCCCGTGGGGCGCGTGACCGGCTTCGAGGTGGAGCCCGGCGGCGAGGCCGTGCGGATCCTGCTCAACCTGAACCAGGCGCCCGATCTACCGCCCGACGTGGCCGCGCTCGTGGCCCCGCAGTCGCTCTTCGGCGAGTGGCAGGTGGAGCTGATCTCGCGGTCGGCGCTGGCCTTCGACTACTTCGACGTGCCCTCGGGGGCGGAGCGGCAGGGCGTGCCGGTGCTGGGCGGCTTCACGATGCCCGACATCACCCGCCTCACCGCTGCCGCCTACGACATCAGCCAGAACCTGTCGGTGCTCACCGACCGCGTCGACCGGGCCTTCAACGAGGAGTCGGCCGACAACATCCGGCTGGCGATCGAGAACATCCAGGAGGCCAGCGAAAACGTCGCGAACCTCATCGATCAGCAGGCCCAGACCTTCGCCAACGTGAGCGGTCAGGTGGAGCAGGCCGCATCCGAGATCGGGGCCGCGGCGGCGGTGGGTCGCCGGGTGCTCGAGCGGGCCGACGGGCTGATGGCGTCGGGGCGGATCGACACGATCTTCGACAACGTCGGCTCCATCACGGCCAACCTCGACACCCTCTCGGCCAACATGGCCACGGCCACGACCGGCCTCGACATGACGATGGCCCGCGCGGAGTCCGCCTTCGCCCGCGTCGATCGTCTCTCGGCCCGGGTCGAGGCGGGGGAGGGCGTGCTCGGCCAGCTCATGACCGATACCGTGCTCGTCACGCGCGCCAGCGACGTGCTCACCCAGCTCGACCTCCTGCTCGCCGATCTTCGGGAGAACCCGAAGCG
- a CDS encoding ABC transporter ATP-binding protein — translation MSIRLDGVVKAFGDHTVLNGFSLDVAEGGITTIIGPSGSGKSTTLKLVIGLIRPDRGEVWVDDVRVDRLEGDALYELRRQVGFVFQFAALFDSMTIADNVAMGLRRAGELSEQQIRERVRESLALVDLDGVEDKFPNELSGGMRKRAGVARAVALRPRYLLYDEPTTGLDPITVTVIDRLILRMKEELGVTSLVITHDLDSAYRISDHLAMLHEGRIRWEGPPDDVRTVDDPVVRGFIEGKPELWEAVP, via the coding sequence ATGAGCATTCGTCTCGACGGGGTGGTGAAGGCGTTCGGCGACCACACGGTGCTGAACGGCTTCTCGCTCGACGTGGCCGAGGGCGGCATCACCACCATCATCGGGCCCTCCGGGTCGGGCAAGTCGACCACCCTCAAGCTGGTGATCGGGCTGATCCGTCCCGACCGCGGCGAGGTGTGGGTGGACGACGTGCGGGTCGATCGTCTCGAGGGCGACGCCCTCTACGAACTTCGCCGCCAGGTGGGATTCGTCTTCCAGTTCGCCGCACTCTTCGACTCGATGACGATCGCCGACAACGTGGCGATGGGACTCCGCAGAGCCGGCGAACTGAGCGAGCAGCAGATTCGGGAGCGGGTGCGCGAGTCGCTGGCGCTCGTCGACCTCGACGGGGTGGAAGACAAGTTCCCCAACGAGCTGTCGGGCGGCATGCGCAAACGGGCCGGCGTCGCGCGCGCGGTGGCGCTCCGGCCGCGCTACCTGCTCTACGACGAACCCACCACGGGACTGGATCCGATCACCGTGACGGTGATCGATCGACTGATCCTGCGCATGAAGGAAGAACTCGGAGTGACGAGCCTGGTGATCACCCACGATCTCGACAGCGCCTATCGGATCTCCGACCATCTGGCGATGCTCCATGAGGGGCGGATCCGCTGGGAGGGCCCCCCCGACGACGTCCGCACCGTGGACGATCCGGTGGTGCGGGGCTTCATCGAAGGCAAGCCGGAACTCTGGGAGGCCGTGCCGTGA
- a CDS encoding phosphoribosyltransferase family protein, with the protein MSSHLPGTAPNPDRFLDVSWMMFGELSRALALRVAREYDPEVVVGIARAGVIPGAVIASILRIDFHSMLVTRKEGAEQVRERPAILSAAPSGLAGRRVVLVDEVATSGDTLRLALAAVRDTGPAEVRTATAFIRPGGYRPDWYALETDETIIFPWDRKVFDDGQLVVNPLYESILDE; encoded by the coding sequence GTGTCTTCGCATCTTCCCGGAACCGCCCCGAATCCGGACCGGTTCCTCGACGTCTCCTGGATGATGTTCGGAGAGCTCTCCCGGGCGCTCGCCCTGCGGGTGGCCCGCGAGTACGACCCCGAGGTGGTGGTGGGCATCGCCCGCGCCGGGGTGATTCCGGGCGCCGTGATCGCCTCGATCCTGCGCATCGATTTCCACTCGATGCTGGTCACGCGAAAGGAGGGCGCCGAGCAGGTGCGCGAGCGTCCGGCGATCCTCTCCGCGGCTCCCTCGGGCCTGGCCGGTCGTCGGGTGGTGCTGGTCGACGAGGTGGCCACCTCGGGCGACACGCTCCGGCTGGCGCTGGCGGCGGTCCGCGATACGGGGCCGGCCGAGGTGCGCACGGCCACCGCCTTCATCCGACCGGGTGGCTACCGCCCCGACTGGTACGCGCTCGAGACCGACGAGACGATCATCTTCCCGTGGGACCGCAAGGTGTTCGACGACGGGCAGCTCGTGGTGAACCCGCTCTACGAGAGCATCCTCGACGAGTAG